Part of the Pseudomonadota bacterium genome, ACGACCAGCAGGTGCGTTAATCCAAGCCGTGTAAAGGCATCCTCTACGGGCTTGCTTAAGAGATCGTGGTATCCAAGCGCCATGGAAAGAAAGAGTGTTGCTCCGCGGCGCTCTTGCGCGATGCCATCAACGCGTTTCATAACCATCTCCCTACCGATTGTAAACGGCGCACTTGCTTCACGCCAAATCGGTGTTGAGATAAAATCTGCCTTGCACTCGTAGCGCACCCCTCGGCGCCAGAGCCAGCTCTGCCACGACCATGGGTTAGACTCTCTCTGCACCCCCTGGGCAACTCCACGCAGCCAAACTATATCGCCCTGCAGGAGACTTGCACTATTACGCCACGGTAGCTCTAGCGCTCTGCAGGAGAGAAGTGGCGAGTCAGATGCAAGGAGATCACGGGCTTTAAATACGACCCGTCCTGGAGTAGTGCGTCGTGGCTCACCCTCAATCTGAACTATCGTTACGAGCTCCCTACTAGGCGCTGCACTACTGTCGCAGTAAATTGCCACAATACAGGAGAATACCCCTATAAGCAGCCCCATTAGAAGACCGCGAAATCCCCTGGCGGTTACTGCAAGGAGGAATGCAAGCACCATCACCGTAGATAACATAAGGCTTGGACTTAGAAACCAACAGAGCAGTTGTCCAAGGGCTACCGTAAGCGCAAAGAGCGTTGCTGGAGAGTAGCTGCGTGCGGTTGCAATGTAGCGCCGCAGCAATCTTAGCGGCACCCCTCTTAGAAATAATTGGATCACTGTTAGGGGCATTACTCTAAGCAACATCAAGTACATTCGAGAGTTTCCCCTCTTTGTTGCCTAAAATGGTGGTGGATCTCCGTACTACAAGGTGGTTGAGACTTAGGAGAGGAAATTAGTAGAAAATTACATAATTTCACTCACTTAAATCTATCAAATTTCGAAAAACATACCCGCCTTTTGAAGCCCTATAACCTCATCTCAGAGGATCTTAAGTTTTCCTCAGATCATGTCGATCTAGGTAGTTGCAGCGTAAAGCAATCGTAGGGCATTAGATCTATGTGGCATCACATAGAGAATAGAATAAGGGGCGTGGGCGCATATATAGCGCTGATGCTATCGGTTTGCCTTTTTACCGCCATCTCTTTACAGCCGCGCGGGCTTAAGGCGATCCGTGATCGCAAAAAGAGAACTCGACCTCTCTGGAGCCAGTGTGTTGTCCGCGTCCTCCACCTGATCACATTTATTTTGGTGTTTCTCGCGCCTATGGGGGTGCATGCACAGAGCAGCACGGTTTACTCACACTTAGGCTATTCTCAAACGTATGTCGTCCCGGCCAATGTGTCTAGTCTTCAGGTCAAGCTTTGGGGAGCAGGTGGTGGAGGCGGAACGGGACCAACGGCTGGAACTGCATCTTCAATTGGTGGAGGTGGCGCGGGCTACACAACGGGCTATCTCGCGGTGACACCAGGCGAAAGCTTGGCGGTCATCGTTGGTGGTGGTGGCCAGACTTCTACCTTTGGTGGTGGAGGGGGACGCTCCGCGATTCGCCGAAGTTCTACAGAGCTAGCAACGGCGGGTGGGGGCGGAGGCTCGGGTTGGGATGGCTACTACAGCAGTGCGGGTATGGGTGGCGGCGCAGGAGGCGCAAGCAGTGGAACCGCATCAACGTCCTGTCAAAGTATCTGCTACTCGGGCGGTGGGGCCGGTACGCAGTCGGCAGGTGGAGCGGGCGCAGAATACCGCGCTGGATGCGGAAATAGCGGTGCGGCGGGCGCGGGCACTCAATTTCAAGGTGGCCAGGGGCAAGGCGCTTCCCTTGTGGGTGCCGGAGGATACGGAGGTGGCGGTTCAGGGGCAGATGTATCTTGTGAGGGCGGTGGTGGCGGTGGTGGTGGCGGCTACTACGGCGGCGGTGGAGGAGGCAGCAGTGCGACTGGCAGCTATGGCGGAGGCGGTGGAGGCGGCGGTTCTGGCTACACGGGAGGACTCACCACTGCATCGACAACCGCAGGTGGTGACTCAGGTGACGTGCGAAATGCTGCGGGACGAACTGACGCTGATTATGTCTCAGGGGCCGGTGTTGGAGGAGCAACGGCCTCAACCGGTGGAAACGGTACGGTCGTTATTTACGCGATTACTCCAACACCAACTAATACGCCGACTAATACTCCAACAAATACGCCAACACCAACTAATACGCCGACGAATACACCAACAAATACACCAACAAAAACTCCGACTAATACACCTACTGCAACCCCAACCTCAACTAATACGCCAACCGCTACACCTACTAATACGCCAACTCAAACTCCAACTAATACACCTACAAACACTCCAACACCAACTAATACGCCGACTAATACACCAACAAGTACGCCTACTAACACACCTTCAAATACGCCAACTAATACTCCAACTAATACTCCAACAAACACTCCAACAAACACACCTACAAATACGCCAACAAAAACTCCGACTAATACACCTACAAACACTCCAACAAATACACCAACTAATACACCAACTCAGACTCCAACTAATACACCTACTGCAACCCCACTAATACTCCAACCAACACACCTACAAATACGCCAACAAAAACTCCGACTAATACACCTACAAACACTCCAACAAATACACCAACTAATACACCAACTCAGACTCCAACTAATACACCTACTGCAACCCCAACCTCAACTAATACGCCAACCGCTACACCTACCAATACGCCAACTAATACACCAACTCAAACTCCAACTAATACACCTACAAACACTCCAACGCCGACTAATACTCCAACAAATACGCCAACTAGTACGCCTACTAACACACCTTCAAATACGCCGACTAATACACCAACAAAAACTCCGACTAATACACCTACAAACACTCCAACACCAACCAATACGCCAACAGATACACCAACTAACACTCCAACCAATACACCTAGGAATACTCCAACAGACACGCCGACAAATACACCAACAAATACGCCGACTCATACCCCAACAGTTACGCCAACTAATACACCAACCAATACGCCTACCGATACGTCAACAAATACTCCAACAAACACACCAACTGATACGCCTACGGACACACCAACAGTTACGCCAACTAACACCCCAACTGATACACCAACTGATACGCCGACCGATACGTCAACAAATACTCCAACAGACACTCCAACAAACACACCAACTGATACGCCTACGAATACTCCAACAGTTACGCCAACAAACACCCCAACTGATACGCCTACTGACACACCAACAGTTACGCCAACTAACACCCCAACTGATACACCAACTGATACGCCGACCGATACGTCAACAAATACTCCAACGGACACTCCAACAAACACACTAACTGATACGCCTACGAATACTCCAACAGATACGCCAACAAACACCCCAACTGATACGCCTACGGACACACCAACAGTTACGCCAACTAACACACCAACTGATACACCAACGGATACGCCAACTGATACGTCAACAAATACTCCAACAGACACTCCAACCAATACACCTACGAATACTCCAACAGATACGCCAACTAACACACCAACTGATACGCCTACGAATACTCCAACAGTTACGCCAACTAACACACCAACTGATACACCAACTGATACGCCGACCGATACGTCAACAAATACTCCAACAGACACTCCAACAAACACACCAACTGACACGCCTACGAATACTCCTACAGTTACACCAACAAACACACCAACTGATACACCAACGGACACACCAACAGTTACGCCAACTAACACCCCAACTGATACACCAACTGATACGCCGACCGATACTTCAACTAGCACTCCAACAGACACTCCAACAAACACACCAACTGACACGCCTACGAATACTCCAACAGTTACGCCAACTAACACACCAACTGATACACCTACGGACACACCAACAGTTACACCAACTGATACGCCTACGAATACTCCAACAATTACGCCAACTAACACACCAACTGATACACCAACTGATACGCCGACCGATACTTCAACGAATACTCCAACAGACACTCCAACAAACACACCAACTGATACGCCTACGGACACTCCAACAGTTACGCCAACTAGCACTCCAACAGATACCCCAACTAACACGCCAACAGTTACACCAACTAGGACTCCAACCAACACGCCAACAGACACCCCAACTAACACTCCAACATATACCCCAACATCAACGCCAACTAATACTCCAATCAATACATCAACAAACACCCCTACCGTAACACCAACCTATACTTCAACGAATACTCCAACGGATACGCCAACCACTACTCCAACTAACACACCAACAATAACGCCAACGACAACTCCCACTAACACTCCGACATCAACCCCAACATTAACTCCAACATCTACTCCAATTAATACTTCAACAACAACTCCCACAGTTACGCCAACTAATACGCCGACCTCTACTCCAACGACAACCCCAACTGCAACTCTAACCAATACACCGACATCGACTCCTACCGTTACGCCGACCAGTACTATCACACCGACAGCAACTGCTACCGCAACATTTACGGATACTCCGATTAACCGCGATGTTAACGTTTTCGGATCTGCGCAGATCGATTTAACTCCGCTAGCCTACATGCCGCTCGACATTAACGGAGACGTTGTAACAACCGACGAGCTTGGAGCCTTCGCTGTTATCCTGAAAGAAAAAAATGAGTACAAGATCACCTCTGGTTTGCCAGCCAATTTAGGGGGAGTAGCCGCGGTATCCTTTACCGATATACTTGAATCTGGTGCGAGCCTTGCCGAACGCAGCCCTGTAATTATACCGATGCAGAGAAACGTTCGTCTCGACGGCCCCGTTTGTCGAGTTCTGCGAAACGATGCTATAGAGCTGGCGTTCTTCCCATACGAGAATACAACTAGCTCGATTCCAGGCCTGCCGGACGGCGTCCAAATAGAGGTTCCTCTTATTTACAGCAAGCTCAATCAGATTTTCTCACCTACCGACAATCCTAACCCAGCCCCGGCACCTGAAACGCTCTTCGCCATCGGTAAGAATGGGTTTGCAAGAGAGCTCTCAGCTTTTGCAACCAGCACAGGCACATATGCTGGCACATGGAACTTTCTTGGCGAGCAGGCTATTATCGACGGACAACTTGAAATATGTGCAGATCGAGGAGATAGCGAACTCTGCACTCCAACTGACGAGATAGCGCTAAATGAGATTACGATCTACACGAACAAGGTAATTGTCAGTCAAATTACTAAGACCAACAGAATTGCTACTAGCAAACCATCGAAACAAAATCGAGCTAACAGTCGCTTTATCACCAAGCGTGGATCAGAGGTCCTCGCTGCCATTACGCAGCAGATCTCTACTTACTACAATACGTACACCTGCCAGGTTGTGGTGGCATCGTGTCGCACTATCAAGGTAGATAAAAATAAGATTAACGCTTTATTTAATCGACTCTACACCAGAACCCCTCGGGGTCTTGAGTCCCTGACTAGTGACAAGGCAGCGCGCAAGAAGCGTCTTGAGGCTCTACTCAAGAATATTCCCCAAAATGTAGCGAGCTGCGATTAGATAACTATTCACACGGCCTGATTCTGGGAATAGTTACCTTATTTTACGCTGCTCATGTCCAACCTTACCGGGTTGAATAGTTAGAGCCATTGCTCCTCTATCTTTTTTAGGAGAAGCCCATAGTGCTACCTGTTCTGGAGTAACTGAATCAGGAAGGACCAACGGCTGTTGCGCCATCGTACGGATAAATGAGCTAAGATCATCAGAGAACCCCCGTGACTGAATAATTCCAAATGGCCCTATGCGACCACGAAATTTGCTTGAGCTGAATGCTCCCACCAGAAGATCCGCACTTGTATCTGGGAGCTCAGAGGATTCTATGCTGTAGCCCCCCAACACTATGGGCTTGCCCTTATCCGCTAGTGCCGCCAGGTGTAGCCCTAAGAATTTATGTTCGCGCATGCTCAGAGCTAGTAGATACCACTGCTGCGCTTTAATCTGCGTAGCCGCAAAGGTATACCAACGTCCCTGTCCTAACTTATCCTGCCAATAGACCTGCGGACGAACACCATCAGGACCACCGGCCAACGAGATCCCATATCCGTTACGCACTTTGCTCTGCGGATCGTACTTAGCAACTAATGAGGCACGCTCCTCTTTGTCGAGCGGCTCGCGTAATTTAAACCAGACATAAAAGAGAAAATCGGTTGTACTACTAGGATTGAGTGACGGCGCATGCAGCACACGCAGAGCAATTCCTGGGGCATTTACTATTAAGGCGCCGTCGAATACATCATCTAGCACGGCCCCTCCAGATTCACCAAAGGAGGAGCGCCCCGCTGCAAAAAATGAAGCTATACACAGCAGTCCAAGATATGCAGCGATAAAGGCAACACAGAAACCACCTATCAAGGCCCACTTTGAACGCAGTCTTGATCGAGCGCTTAAAGCACCCTGCTTGGTTTGAGTATCAGCATTAACTTCTAAGGCTTGTGAGCCTGACATCTGGCGTTCCCCTTCGCAGTAGCACGTCCATGCACCCGTGCATATACGGATGCGAAGCCTAGCTACTCAGGAAGATTCGAGCGGATAGAGCTACTCAGCGGACTCGCTCTCAACCGACTGGTCTGTCTGAGCGGCAGCCTCGCTATCTCCGTCAAAGGCATCCTCAGCTGCGGCCATTTTACGACCCCTGCGTCGACCCTTACCAGTCTCCCCTTCCTCTGCACTAACAACCGGAGCAGCCAGTTGTGCTGCGATAACTTTGATCTGAAGAGGGATTGAAACCTCTGAATGAAGCTTTACCTCTACAGTATGAAGACCGGAAGATTTAATTGCATCAACCAAGCGGATCTGACGCCTATCAACCTGATAGCCTAAGACCTTTAGTGAAGCTTCGATATCCTTACTAGTAACAACTCCAAAGCTCTTGCCCTTAGCGCCTACCTTAAGTGTGAACTCAACTACAACCTGCTTTAGGATATTTCCAAACTGCTCAGCCTCGAGCTTCTTCTTAAGGCGCTTTGCTAGGATCACGCTGAGCTTGTGCTTGAGCAATCGATCGTTAGTCTGCGAAGCCTCAACTGCCAATCCACGCGGGATGAGAAAGTTACGGGCAAAGCCGCGCTTAACACTTACCGTGTCGCCGATATAACCGAGTGAGAGAAAATCTTCGCGTAAAATTATTTGCATGACCGTAATTCCTTCTAAACTTTGCACCAGGCTATGGGCAGACTAGAATTTAATAAAATGAATCCGAGGATGAATCGAAATCATCCGATTCCCTACGAGGCTCCGTAAGACGCTTAGGATTGCCCTTGAACTTACGAGTTGTGCTCTTAATCAGGTGCGTCTGAAACTTCTGCACCGACTCTGTAATACGAAGAACCGACTGAAGAGCATTTGGAGCCTCATGATTAGAAGCCTCGTAGTTGAATACAACATAGTAGCCGAAACGCTGCTTGTTAAAGCTAAATGCAGCCTCTTTCTTGCCCCACTGATCAACTGTTGTAATCTTCGCTTTGTTTGATGCGAGGATACCCTCAACCTTCTTGATCTCATCTTTAATCTGAGAGTCGGTTAAACGGGGGTTAAACACCACCACCGACTCATAACGGCGAACTTCCATGAGGCACCTATACTATATTCTTTAATTAACTAAATCTGCGAACCTAATTTCTGTCAGCTTTCCAGGCGATTGCCATGCGAGAGAACCTCTCGACGAATAGCGGCCATTCGCCCTTAAAAGCCGCTCAAGTCTATCAGATTAGGATAAAAACACAACCGATGTAGGGAGAAGTTAACGATCAGCGGATCAATAAGTTACCAATCAGCTAACCATTAAACCTATTTTGGGCGGCCCGCAGCCCTTCGCGTGCAAGGAGAACGACCGCGGCCGCAGCCTTAATAACCAATTCCTCAACAAATGGACCCTCTTCACGTGAAAAACGGCTTAAAACCCAGGTTGCGATACCCTCATCATCCTGGGCAAGTGGGCTCCCCGGGGGGGGCTTGCCTATGCCTACGCGCACCCGCGCATAGTTTCTACCCCCACATACGGTAGAGATCGAACGAAGCCCGTTGTGTCCACCCTCCCCACCATCAATCTTAACCCGGACAACGCCGAGCGGCAGGTCGATCTCATCATGGACGACTATCACCTGAGAGATCGGTATTTTACGAAAGGAGAGAAAGCTTTGCAGCGGCTCTCCGCTACGGTTCATAAAGGTCTGAGGCTTGATCAGGGCAGACTCCCAATCGATCAGGGTGGCCGTACTCTCAAGTCGCCCCGCCCGCTCCTGCCAACCATTATCGGCTAGATCGCCACTAAGCGCTGCTCTTGCATGGGTCCCAAATCTTGAATGCAACTCATCAGGAGACACTGCGCCTGATGAAGCGCGTAAGAGATCAGCAACGGCGAAGCCGATATTATGACGGGTAGATGCGTACTTAGCGCCAGGATTCCCAAGTCCAACGACGGTGAGATATCCAACACTCACGGCTATACTCCAGTGCTTACTTTGATGGAGCCTTGCCAGCCGGAGCCTTACCAGCTGCAGCCTTACCAGCTGGAGCCTTTGCACCTGCTGCAGCACCTGCTGCCGCTGGAGCCGCTGCAGCACCTGCTGTCGCTAGCGCACCCGCTGCACTTGGCTTAGCTTCCTCCTCAATAGCACGAGGAATAATAACGCTTACGATCGTCTTTTGAGGATCGTCTGTGAGCGTTACCCCTGCGTTTAAGATTAGCTGCTCAGCGTGAATCGATTGGCCCAAGCCGAGTGCGGTAATATCTACCTCAACAACTGATGGAATATTCCTTGGGAAACAGCGCACCGAGATCTCGTGCGTAACAACAGCCAGAATACCCTTCTGTACCTTTACGCCCGGGGCGTCGCCTACTATCTTAATAGGAACATCAACTGAGATCTGCTCATCATCCTTGAGTGTCTGAAAGTCAACATGGATAACTATACCCTTTAGGTAGTCCTGTTGAATCTCCTTTACTATCGCTACCTTGCCATCAAGAAGAGGCGAATCACTCTTGAAGGTAAAGACCTGAGAAAGACGCGCCTTCTGTGCAAGAAGGGTAAATTCCTTAAACGGAACCTGCACTGCTGTAGGCGTGTCATGTCGGTGGTAGGCAACTCCAGGAATTAACCCCTGCTTGCGGCTACGGTTGGCAGCGCCTTTACCGAGCTGTAATCTCTCAGAAACTTGAATTGTAAAATTTTCCACGGCTATAACTTCCTTAGTAAAAATGGAACGGCGACGTTATCAGAAGCCCCCGTGCAGGTAAAGAGCTGGTATGCGTAACTATCACCCCCGATTTGCGGAGTAAATCGACCCCCTTAGGGGCTTGTCTTTAGGGCCAATACGGGGCCACTCAAAGCTCTCAGTCGCC contains:
- the rplI gene encoding 50S ribosomal protein L9, with translation MQIILREDFLSLGYIGDTVSVKRGFARNFLIPRGLAVEASQTNDRLLKHKLSVILAKRLKKKLEAEQFGNILKQVVVEFTLKVGAKGKSFGVVTSKDIEASLKVLGYQVDRRQIRLVDAIKSSGLHTVEVKLHSEVSIPLQIKVIAAQLAAPVVSAEEGETGKGRRRGRKMAAAEDAFDGDSEAAAQTDQSVESESAE
- the rpsF gene encoding 30S ribosomal protein S6; this translates as MEVRRYESVVVFNPRLTDSQIKDEIKKVEGILASNKAKITTVDQWGKKEAAFSFNKQRFGYYVVFNYEASNHEAPNALQSVLRITESVQKFQTHLIKSTTRKFKGNPKRLTEPRRESDDFDSSSDSFY
- the pth gene encoding aminoacyl-tRNA hydrolase, encoding MSVGYLTVVGLGNPGAKYASTRHNIGFAVADLLRASSGAVSPDELHSRFGTHARAALSGDLADNGWQERAGRLESTATLIDWESALIKPQTFMNRSGEPLQSFLSFRKIPISQVIVVHDEIDLPLGVVRVKIDGGEGGHNGLRSISTVCGGRNYARVRVGIGKPPPGSPLAQDDEGIATWVLSRFSREEGPFVEELVIKAAAAVVLLAREGLRAAQNRFNG
- a CDS encoding 50S ribosomal protein L25 — encoded protein: MENFTIQVSERLQLGKGAANRSRKQGLIPGVAYHRHDTPTAVQVPFKEFTLLAQKARLSQVFTFKSDSPLLDGKVAIVKEIQQDYLKGIVIHVDFQTLKDDEQISVDVPIKIVGDAPGVKVQKGILAVVTHEISVRCFPRNIPSVVEVDITALGLGQSIHAEQLILNAGVTLTDDPQKTIVSVIIPRAIEEEAKPSAAGALATAGAAAAPAAAGAAAGAKAPAGKAAAGKAPAGKAPSK